A window of Pirellula sp. SH-Sr6A contains these coding sequences:
- a CDS encoding pyridoxal phosphate-dependent decarboxylase family protein: MDRRKYDELVSTFFEWQQPAITQIFSELLAAAAAESAMIPSAIMSQNYETARANPEIHNLPGNLKDARDVIFPYFWGTDSWNNPLHLENVRGPANNASLIGMLACLLKNPNLCTDRYSQRSNELEVKAITTLANLIFYHTDDPWGVFTIGGTISNLYGAKIGLERVLPGAMRTGLGAERIVGISSQASHYSNQTVAGWLGIGTENLIEIPTDENLSMRMDLLSEQLDALYQTRTKVAYICCTFGTTDGFGFDDIEAVHHLLHRKAAEYDMVVPQLHVDAAVGWALSMLSDYDVGENGLSFDTEILGLVSSIQSKNQGLRFADSVTIDFHKMGRGHYPASAFIVNRREDLKYLARTVSDTPYFSDANASRDPALFTLECSRPALGPYSVIASLNGIGLTGWQMLLARSLELAHRLKTKLAQLEYCKVLNAGTPGASVNWWVFPKGRNAEEIYQQLVRNELTLEQRHRYLPEIRRLYDKRAKMMDSAIDARLGFTTSFGYCPHGIDIPAWKAVFFNPKTTEAMVDRIVESIEEL, from the coding sequence ATGGATCGCCGCAAGTATGACGAACTGGTTTCCACGTTTTTTGAGTGGCAGCAACCGGCGATCACCCAAATCTTCAGCGAATTGCTCGCTGCTGCGGCTGCGGAATCGGCGATGATCCCCTCGGCCATCATGAGCCAGAATTATGAAACGGCCCGAGCGAATCCCGAAATTCACAACTTGCCGGGGAATCTCAAGGACGCCCGCGATGTGATATTCCCCTACTTTTGGGGAACCGATAGCTGGAACAATCCGCTTCATTTGGAGAATGTGCGCGGTCCCGCCAACAATGCCTCGCTCATCGGCATGCTGGCCTGCTTGCTGAAAAACCCAAATTTGTGCACGGATCGCTACAGCCAACGCTCCAACGAGTTGGAGGTCAAGGCGATCACGACGTTGGCAAACTTGATCTTCTATCACACCGACGATCCTTGGGGCGTTTTTACGATCGGGGGTACCATCTCGAATCTATACGGCGCGAAGATAGGTCTGGAGCGGGTTCTCCCCGGTGCGATGCGAACGGGGTTGGGGGCCGAACGGATTGTCGGGATCAGTTCCCAAGCCAGCCACTATTCCAATCAAACCGTCGCCGGCTGGCTCGGGATCGGAACCGAAAATCTGATCGAGATCCCAACGGATGAAAATCTTTCCATGCGGATGGATTTATTGTCGGAACAACTCGATGCACTTTATCAGACTCGCACTAAAGTAGCCTACATTTGTTGCACGTTCGGAACCACCGATGGATTTGGTTTTGACGATATCGAAGCGGTTCACCATCTCCTGCATCGGAAGGCCGCGGAGTACGACATGGTGGTTCCTCAACTGCATGTCGATGCCGCGGTCGGCTGGGCACTCTCGATGTTGAGCGATTACGACGTGGGTGAGAATGGTCTTTCGTTCGATACCGAAATCCTTGGGCTTGTCAGCTCGATCCAGTCCAAGAACCAGGGGCTTCGGTTCGCCGATTCCGTCACGATCGACTTTCACAAGATGGGGCGAGGTCATTACCCCGCCAGCGCATTCATCGTGAATCGACGCGAAGATCTGAAATACTTGGCGAGGACCGTTTCTGATACACCTTACTTTTCGGATGCCAACGCGAGCCGCGATCCAGCTTTGTTTACGTTGGAGTGCTCGCGTCCCGCGCTGGGTCCCTACAGTGTGATCGCGTCCCTCAACGGTATCGGTTTGACCGGTTGGCAAATGCTCTTGGCTCGTTCGTTGGAATTGGCGCACCGATTGAAGACGAAACTGGCCCAATTGGAGTATTGCAAAGTTCTCAATGCGGGCACCCCGGGAGCCAGCGTCAATTGGTGGGTATTCCCAAAAGGTCGCAACGCAGAGGAGATCTACCAACAACTGGTACGCAACGAACTAACCCTTGAGCAACGACATCGATACCTACCCGAGATTCGCCGTCTCTATGACAAGAGAGCGAAGATGATGGATTCAGCGATCGATGCTCGGCTCGGATTTACCACCAGTTTCGGTTATTGCCCGCACGGCATCGATATCCCCGCATGGAAAGCTGTCTTCTTTAATCCCAAAACGACCGAAGCGATGGTCGACCGCATTGTCGAAAGCATTGAAGAACTGTAG
- a CDS encoding MraY family glycosyltransferase translates to MLLAPMIYPLVALTIALFISLVVTPIARRVAMRVGLVDHPDSHRKLHREPVALCGGVAVLISLIASVALMLGVREDIASASTSNIYQAVSLTLGAISIVALGVLDDRIGLRGRQKLAGQVLICASLIAFGFTIPRLSLFGWEFELGVLVVPVTLGWLLLAVNSVNLIDGADGLCSSVGWIACASLSAIGYWTGNAVESILAASMAGALLGFLFFNLPPAKVFLGDAGSMLVGLVLGVLAMRCSVSGNTPLPIMVPVALMAIPLFDSSMAIIRRKLTGRSVFTVDRGHLHHNLMRLGIRNQWLVGAITLLSVVTSGGAVLSVLAGTDLIAVAAILLAMGLLIATRAFGFAELELLCKRVWCFTKSLLARRGLAENTVRIQKVRLQGSREWEIVWSTFVEFAEKHSLAKISLDLNMPWLHEGFHANWNVNSMPEIADRWQVKLPIESEGRILGRLEIIGKYQGPATYDVLAYLSDMLVELQPSIESVINGFENVQVSSEASRVPGSPRVAQQTVPQAVQELAS, encoded by the coding sequence GTGTTGTTAGCACCAATGATTTACCCACTAGTAGCCCTCACGATTGCTTTATTCATCTCTCTGGTCGTGACTCCCATCGCGCGTCGGGTCGCGATGCGCGTTGGGTTGGTGGACCATCCTGATTCGCATCGCAAATTGCATCGAGAGCCGGTGGCCCTTTGTGGCGGGGTCGCAGTCTTGATCAGCCTGATCGCGAGCGTCGCACTCATGCTCGGTGTTCGGGAAGACATCGCATCGGCATCGACTTCGAACATCTATCAAGCCGTCTCGTTAACCCTCGGCGCGATATCGATTGTCGCGTTAGGAGTGCTCGACGACCGCATCGGCTTGAGAGGTCGACAAAAGTTAGCAGGGCAAGTCCTCATCTGCGCTTCCTTGATCGCCTTCGGCTTTACCATTCCGCGCTTGAGTTTGTTCGGGTGGGAGTTTGAACTAGGTGTCCTTGTCGTCCCTGTTACCTTGGGATGGCTTTTGTTGGCGGTGAACTCGGTGAACTTGATCGATGGAGCGGATGGCCTTTGCTCATCTGTCGGCTGGATCGCATGCGCCTCCCTCTCCGCAATCGGTTACTGGACAGGAAACGCTGTGGAATCGATTCTCGCGGCGAGCATGGCAGGAGCGCTTCTCGGCTTTCTGTTTTTCAATTTGCCCCCAGCCAAGGTTTTTCTTGGAGACGCGGGGAGCATGCTGGTTGGATTGGTGTTGGGCGTGCTCGCGATGCGATGTTCCGTGAGCGGCAACACGCCTCTTCCTATCATGGTTCCCGTCGCGCTCATGGCGATTCCACTCTTCGACTCCTCGATGGCCATCATTCGTAGGAAGCTCACCGGCAGAAGCGTCTTCACTGTCGACCGCGGACACTTGCATCACAACTTGATGAGGCTGGGTATTCGCAATCAATGGTTGGTCGGAGCTATCACCCTGCTGTCGGTCGTCACATCGGGCGGGGCCGTATTGAGTGTCCTGGCCGGGACGGATCTGATCGCCGTAGCAGCCATCCTCTTAGCGATGGGGCTATTGATCGCAACACGCGCCTTCGGATTTGCCGAACTGGAGTTGCTTTGCAAGCGAGTGTGGTGCTTTACCAAAAGTCTTTTGGCCCGTCGCGGCTTGGCGGAAAATACCGTCCGCATCCAGAAAGTTCGATTGCAGGGGTCGCGCGAATGGGAGATCGTCTGGAGCACCTTTGTCGAGTTCGCCGAAAAACATTCGCTCGCCAAAATCTCCCTCGATCTCAACATGCCATGGCTCCACGAAGGCTTTCATGCCAACTGGAATGTGAACAGCATGCCCGAAATCGCAGACCGATGGCAGGTCAAGCTGCCGATCGAATCCGAAGGCCGGATCCTCGGCCGGCTGGAAATCATCGGCAAGTATCAGGGGCCTGCCACCTACGACGTACTCGCTTACTTGTCCGATATGTTGGTGGAGCTGCAGCCGTCGATCGAATCGGTCATCAACGGTTTCGAGAATGTGCAAGTCTCGAGCGAGGCGAGCCGAGTTCCGGGGTCCCCCAGAGTGGCTCAGCAGACCGTGCCGCAAGCTGTGCAGGAACTCGCTTCATAA
- the lepB gene encoding signal peptidase I: protein MDEQTKPETVASDPPPPPSKGLVFRETVESLAVAFILALLFKAFIAEAFVIPTGSMAPTLMGAHKDVVCGSCGFQYQCGASSEYSSETGARISGHSVVGTVCPLCRKPQGADPTKNANQATFTGDRILVSKLAYVWNTPRRWDVIVFKFIENARQNYIKRCIGLPNETIRITEGDIYVRRNDQPTKPFEIARKPPHVLGAMLQPVSDTHFIPKPLVKAGMPSLWQPLNNEEKKWVVQWDEKAWSATCNNEAKEPSWLRYYHRVVDPVAWNYIQEKGVFPARPDARQPRLITDFTSYNTHFTAPTDPKSNKRFSEAVERAMATGEPSAAGGTDGIHWTGDLASEFEIETSSGSQVLSLLLVESGVKHIVEVNLTDGKALARIENEGQLLNVFESGDEFVQQIQSETRLRSGKKHRVKLANVDDQIVLWVDGTAVEWSPSNRINWSGVANGKPKGPTASADDPLDGAPLGIGISGGELRVSRAKVFRDIYYIAQGRLHSFGRLDDYPNLSEALRTSIPPGARDAYAQGTHSATIDQLLQKMSVESLDRNTLANLPKVWGESALTTSRRIVDFSMKEGWYFPLGDNSAASSDARSWAENHTPERLMIGRAVIVFWPHVWNAPVPFLPNVQRMGLIR, encoded by the coding sequence ATGGATGAGCAGACCAAACCCGAGACGGTAGCCAGCGATCCTCCTCCCCCTCCCTCAAAAGGGTTGGTCTTTCGCGAAACGGTCGAGAGTCTTGCCGTCGCGTTCATCCTAGCCCTCCTCTTCAAGGCCTTCATTGCCGAGGCGTTCGTCATTCCCACCGGGTCGATGGCCCCAACGTTGATGGGAGCCCACAAGGACGTCGTGTGCGGGTCATGTGGATTTCAGTACCAATGCGGCGCCAGTTCCGAGTACTCGTCCGAAACCGGTGCTCGCATCTCCGGGCATTCCGTCGTCGGGACGGTTTGTCCTCTTTGCCGAAAGCCGCAAGGTGCCGACCCCACAAAGAACGCCAACCAAGCGACCTTTACGGGCGATCGAATCCTCGTCAGCAAGCTAGCCTACGTCTGGAATACTCCGCGACGTTGGGATGTGATCGTGTTCAAGTTCATCGAGAACGCGCGACAGAATTACATCAAACGCTGCATCGGGCTCCCTAACGAAACCATTCGAATCACCGAAGGGGATATCTACGTCCGAAGGAACGATCAACCGACCAAACCGTTCGAGATCGCACGCAAACCTCCGCATGTCCTCGGTGCGATGCTGCAACCGGTGAGCGACACCCACTTCATCCCCAAGCCGCTTGTCAAAGCGGGCATGCCGAGCCTTTGGCAACCCCTGAACAATGAGGAGAAGAAATGGGTCGTGCAATGGGACGAGAAGGCTTGGTCAGCCACCTGCAATAACGAAGCCAAAGAGCCGAGTTGGTTGCGTTACTACCATCGTGTCGTGGATCCTGTCGCATGGAACTACATCCAGGAAAAGGGAGTTTTCCCAGCTCGCCCCGACGCTCGCCAACCGCGGCTCATCACCGACTTCACCTCCTACAACACGCATTTCACCGCGCCGACCGATCCCAAATCCAACAAACGCTTCTCGGAAGCCGTCGAGCGTGCCATGGCCACCGGGGAACCCTCTGCGGCCGGTGGAACCGATGGGATTCACTGGACCGGAGACTTGGCGAGCGAATTCGAAATCGAAACGTCCTCGGGTTCGCAGGTCCTTTCGTTGCTGCTCGTCGAATCGGGTGTGAAGCACATAGTCGAAGTGAACTTGACCGACGGCAAAGCGTTAGCCCGGATCGAGAATGAAGGACAACTCCTGAATGTATTCGAATCGGGAGACGAGTTCGTCCAACAGATTCAGTCGGAGACTCGGCTTCGTTCGGGCAAGAAACATCGTGTGAAACTTGCCAACGTGGATGATCAGATCGTATTGTGGGTCGACGGCACGGCGGTGGAGTGGAGCCCGTCCAATCGAATCAACTGGTCGGGGGTCGCTAATGGCAAACCGAAAGGCCCGACGGCATCCGCTGACGATCCCTTGGATGGTGCGCCCCTCGGAATTGGGATTTCCGGTGGAGAGCTTCGCGTTTCGCGCGCGAAGGTATTCCGCGACATCTACTACATCGCACAGGGAAGGCTGCACAGTTTCGGGCGGCTCGATGATTACCCCAATTTGAGCGAAGCATTGCGAACTTCCATTCCGCCTGGAGCGCGCGATGCGTACGCGCAGGGGACGCACAGCGCCACGATCGATCAGTTGTTGCAAAAGATGTCCGTCGAATCCCTCGACCGCAATACGCTCGCCAATCTCCCCAAAGTTTGGGGGGAAAGCGCGCTGACCACGTCTCGACGGATCGTCGATTTTTCTATGAAAGAAGGATGGTATTTCCCACTCGGCGATAACTCGGCCGCGAGCTCCGACGCGAGATCTTGGGCAGAGAACCATACCCCCGAAAGATTGATGATCGGCCGAGCGGTCATCGTATTTTGGCCACACGTCTGGAACGCCCCGGTACCTTTCCTTCCCAATGTCCAACGGATGGGTTTGATCCGATAG
- the lptB gene encoding LPS export ABC transporter ATP-binding protein, with protein MNMDVLSVVGLEKTYGRRKVVNGVSMRVGPAEIVGLLGPNGAGKSTSFRMTCGLVLPDRGQVFLMGEEVTFWPMYRRARDGGMGYLAQESSVFRKLTVEQNILAMLELLGVDRKQRRERTEELLQQFKITHIRRSRASKLSGGERRRLEIARCLVSNPRIIMLDEPFAGIDPVTVQSIQETIFELRDTGISILITDHAALEILGAVDRCYVINKGAVLCEGTPDQVKNHPEVRAQYLGNIQGDPG; from the coding sequence ATGAACATGGATGTTCTCAGTGTCGTTGGCTTGGAAAAGACTTATGGCCGTCGAAAGGTGGTCAACGGGGTCAGTATGCGAGTCGGTCCGGCGGAAATCGTCGGTCTCCTCGGCCCCAACGGCGCTGGAAAATCGACTAGCTTTCGGATGACCTGCGGGCTGGTTCTACCCGATCGTGGGCAAGTCTTTTTGATGGGGGAAGAGGTCACCTTCTGGCCCATGTACCGCCGAGCGCGCGATGGCGGGATGGGGTATTTGGCCCAGGAGTCGAGCGTCTTTCGCAAACTGACCGTCGAGCAAAATATCTTGGCCATGCTCGAGCTCCTCGGAGTGGATCGCAAGCAGCGCCGCGAGCGAACCGAAGAGCTCTTGCAGCAGTTCAAGATCACTCACATCCGCCGATCGAGAGCATCGAAGCTTTCCGGTGGCGAGCGCCGTCGACTCGAAATTGCCAGGTGCCTCGTGTCCAATCCACGGATCATTATGCTCGATGAACCGTTCGCAGGGATCGATCCAGTCACCGTTCAGAGCATCCAGGAAACGATCTTCGAGCTGCGCGATACGGGCATATCCATCTTGATCACCGATCACGCTGCGTTGGAGATCCTCGGTGCAGTCGATCGTTGTTACGTCATCAATAAAGGGGCTGTCCTCTGCGAAGGGACGCCAGATCAAGTCAAAAACCACCCCGAAGTCCGGGCCCAGTACCTTGGAAATATCCAAGGGGACCCGGGATAG
- the cysK gene encoding cysteine synthase A — protein MPLGKTFDNVVGTIGNTPMIRINRLVPAEHATVFAKCEFFNPLNSVKDRIGMAMVEDAEKSGRLTKETHIIEPTSGNTGIALAFVCAAKGYRLTLTMPESMSIERRALLRALGANLVLTPAADGMRGAIAKAAELVANDPSGWMPQQFENPANPAVHERTTGPEIWADTAGQIDAIVAGVGTGGTITGVARYIKKLNPNFKAIAVEPKQSPVISGGQPGKHRIQGIGAGFVPKNLDRTVIDDVIQVDDEVSFEWGRKLAKSEGIMAGISSGANMWAAAQVAARPEFKGKRIVTIMCSLGERYLSTPLFGDLGT, from the coding sequence ATGCCTTTGGGTAAAACATTCGATAACGTAGTGGGCACGATTGGAAACACCCCGATGATTCGGATCAATCGGCTTGTGCCCGCAGAGCATGCGACGGTCTTTGCCAAGTGCGAGTTCTTCAATCCTTTGAACAGCGTCAAAGACCGAATCGGGATGGCGATGGTTGAAGATGCTGAAAAATCGGGACGACTGACCAAGGAAACGCACATCATCGAACCGACCAGCGGGAACACGGGCATTGCGCTCGCATTCGTTTGCGCGGCAAAGGGGTATCGTCTCACGTTGACCATGCCGGAATCGATGTCGATTGAACGACGCGCGTTGCTGCGTGCGCTCGGCGCGAACTTGGTCCTCACCCCTGCTGCCGATGGGATGCGAGGGGCGATCGCCAAGGCCGCGGAACTCGTGGCAAATGATCCATCCGGATGGATGCCTCAGCAATTTGAAAACCCAGCCAACCCGGCCGTGCACGAACGAACCACCGGCCCTGAAATCTGGGCGGATACCGCAGGCCAAATCGACGCGATCGTCGCAGGGGTCGGCACCGGCGGTACCATTACTGGCGTGGCACGCTACATCAAGAAACTGAATCCCAACTTCAAAGCGATTGCTGTCGAACCAAAACAATCCCCTGTCATAAGCGGCGGCCAGCCCGGCAAGCACCGCATTCAAGGCATCGGTGCAGGCTTTGTTCCGAAGAACCTCGACCGAACGGTGATCGATGATGTCATCCAAGTCGATGACGAAGTCTCGTTCGAATGGGGACGAAAATTGGCCAAGAGCGAAGGGATCATGGCGGGGATTAGCAGCGGTGCCAACATGTGGGCTGCCGCGCAAGTCGCCGCGAGACCGGAGTTCAAAGGGAAGCGGATCGTGACCATCATGTGCTCGCTCGGCGAACGCTACCTCTCGACCCCGTTGTTTGGCGATCTCGGTACCTAA
- a CDS encoding prenyltransferase/squalene oxidase repeat-containing protein has translation MAHRSMATRRKFLTGFSTALVASRLAPQLSAATPEPSAATPYADKNGRWEATIRRGLDYLAKTQSSRGQWNTPPYPAAIAALAGTAMICQGSTITQGPYAKYIARTADYLISQSQKNGLIGDPDNDQRYTYSHGFAMLFLSQVLGEEGLQDRRDDLVEVLNGAVSFCGKAQTSAGGWGYVSAKDGNDYDEGSTTITQVQGLRGCRNAGIPVPGEIIEAAKRYIYSCQNEDGGISYSSQQKGSSRPAITAASLAALYNAGDYDSKKVPEMLAYCRKELYSISKEDSLFGHWHYTYLYYAQVVYRQGGEEWPGFRDRLYDRIADEQLSDGSWDSPMIHKVYTTACNLIMLQLDKGYLPIFQR, from the coding sequence ATGGCACATCGTTCAATGGCGACGCGACGAAAATTCCTTACCGGTTTCAGCACCGCGCTCGTCGCATCGCGCTTGGCTCCCCAGCTTTCCGCGGCCACTCCGGAGCCTTCCGCGGCAACTCCGTACGCGGACAAGAACGGGCGATGGGAAGCCACCATCCGCCGCGGTTTGGATTACTTGGCTAAGACCCAATCGTCGCGCGGTCAATGGAACACGCCTCCCTATCCGGCAGCCATCGCCGCGCTCGCGGGGACCGCGATGATTTGCCAGGGCTCCACGATCACGCAAGGGCCTTACGCGAAGTACATCGCCCGCACCGCAGATTACTTGATCAGCCAATCGCAAAAGAACGGCCTCATCGGAGACCCAGACAACGATCAACGCTATACCTACAGCCACGGCTTCGCCATGCTGTTCCTTTCCCAGGTGCTCGGGGAAGAGGGACTGCAGGACAGACGGGATGACTTAGTGGAGGTCCTCAATGGAGCGGTGAGCTTCTGCGGGAAAGCACAGACCTCGGCAGGTGGCTGGGGCTATGTCAGCGCCAAAGACGGCAATGACTACGACGAAGGCTCCACGACCATCACGCAAGTGCAAGGCTTGCGAGGATGCCGCAATGCAGGCATTCCCGTCCCAGGTGAGATCATCGAGGCGGCGAAGCGTTACATCTACAGTTGCCAGAACGAAGACGGCGGGATCAGCTACTCGAGCCAACAAAAAGGATCGTCTCGCCCCGCTATCACCGCTGCGAGCTTGGCCGCTCTCTACAACGCCGGGGACTACGACAGCAAAAAGGTCCCGGAGATGCTCGCGTACTGCCGCAAAGAACTCTATTCCATCTCCAAGGAAGATAGCTTGTTCGGGCATTGGCACTACACCTATCTTTACTACGCTCAAGTCGTCTATCGACAAGGGGGAGAAGAGTGGCCCGGATTTCGAGATCGACTTTACGATCGCATCGCAGACGAACAGCTGAGCGATGGCTCCTGGGATAGCCCCATGATCCACAAAGTCTATACGACCGCTTGCAATCTCATCATGCTCCAACTCGACAAGGGCTACCTGCCAATCTTCCAGCGATAG
- a CDS encoding Y-family DNA polymerase has product MQKRVMCIWLPNWPGQRASVAKSQADSGGEPTDSNARAPVGPILLFRRDPRRGNVVAFANQTARRRGVLPHMPLSQCGPLCPEALVQEYQPQQDLEVLVTLAEAAQCFSPIVGLEPIDSEVWAGRSLPEPQGLMLDITGIPDLFGGESRFGSWVRQWFRDRGFLTSLAIANSVGQAWGLANYMFRKSVQDRLLDWENRGSPLATVPDESDAAHEPWIAIAPAEETDTGMFARLPIESLRLDLVTTAKLHRLGIRTVGQLSALPRTALPSRFGDRLLQRLDSLLSGASETIRSLHPSPDLCVERIYEYSTPHRGDVEATIGEHLLHLSGQLKLLDQGALRVVCRVALERNAIELQGVDGDKQRCESSTSTPAGTASVLQISLYQPSYDREHLLWLMQMQLDSPAFQIGDVYWAKGVTTQITMAAPMTWKQPSLFDSDTVKHRDAIAKLVDQLSVRLGREQVVAPVVFSNPAPEWTYAWVPMTGWRRTGEEQETKRKLRRAPRRDYQSESPIAGPSPHHVWRRPSRLLGSPTPLQVTECDEKQLPAIVRYPMANTPVRSLQGPERIETGWWYGAMQQRDYYRLQLENGAWIWCYWDYRQKAWYLHGIFD; this is encoded by the coding sequence GTGCAAAAACGGGTCATGTGCATTTGGCTGCCGAACTGGCCAGGCCAGCGCGCGTCCGTCGCGAAATCGCAGGCTGATTCCGGCGGCGAGCCGACGGACAGCAACGCGCGCGCGCCGGTCGGACCTATCCTCCTATTCCGCCGCGATCCACGCCGGGGGAATGTCGTCGCCTTCGCCAATCAAACCGCGCGCCGCCGAGGCGTGTTGCCCCATATGCCTTTGAGCCAATGCGGCCCGTTGTGCCCCGAGGCGCTGGTCCAGGAATACCAACCCCAACAAGATCTCGAAGTGCTGGTCACTCTCGCCGAGGCCGCGCAATGCTTTAGCCCTATCGTGGGCCTCGAACCAATCGACTCCGAGGTGTGGGCGGGGCGCTCTCTTCCCGAACCGCAGGGCCTGATGCTCGACATAACCGGAATACCCGACCTATTTGGGGGGGAGTCGCGGTTTGGGAGCTGGGTCCGTCAATGGTTTCGCGATCGGGGGTTTCTCACAAGTCTGGCGATCGCCAACAGCGTCGGGCAAGCCTGGGGGTTAGCCAACTACATGTTCCGCAAATCCGTTCAAGATCGATTGCTTGATTGGGAGAACCGAGGCTCCCCTCTCGCAACCGTCCCTGACGAAAGCGACGCCGCACACGAACCTTGGATTGCGATCGCTCCGGCTGAAGAAACCGACACAGGAATGTTTGCAAGGCTCCCGATCGAATCGCTTCGATTGGACTTGGTCACCACCGCGAAATTGCATCGACTCGGAATTCGCACCGTAGGGCAACTTTCCGCGCTCCCACGAACCGCGCTCCCTTCTCGATTCGGCGATCGACTTTTGCAGCGGCTCGATAGTTTGCTCTCTGGAGCAAGCGAAACGATCCGGTCGCTTCACCCGAGCCCCGATCTCTGCGTGGAGCGTATCTACGAATACTCGACGCCCCATCGCGGGGATGTGGAAGCCACGATTGGAGAACATTTGCTGCACCTATCTGGCCAGTTGAAGCTTCTCGATCAAGGGGCATTGCGCGTCGTTTGCCGCGTAGCATTGGAACGCAACGCCATCGAACTTCAGGGAGTCGATGGTGACAAACAACGTTGCGAATCCTCGACCTCAACACCAGCAGGGACCGCGAGCGTTCTGCAAATCAGTCTTTATCAACCAAGCTACGACCGCGAACATTTGCTTTGGCTCATGCAGATGCAGCTCGATTCGCCAGCCTTTCAAATCGGCGATGTCTACTGGGCCAAGGGGGTTACGACGCAAATCACGATGGCTGCCCCGATGACATGGAAGCAACCGAGCTTGTTCGACTCCGATACGGTCAAGCATCGCGATGCCATCGCCAAACTCGTCGATCAGCTAAGCGTTCGACTTGGTCGTGAACAAGTCGTTGCACCTGTCGTCTTTTCAAACCCTGCACCCGAGTGGACATACGCTTGGGTGCCGATGACAGGATGGAGACGCACAGGAGAGGAGCAGGAAACGAAGAGGAAATTGCGGAGAGCTCCGAGACGGGATTATCAATCGGAGTCGCCGATTGCGGGACCGAGCCCGCATCATGTTTGGCGACGTCCCTCGCGGTTACTGGGTTCTCCGACCCCTTTGCAAGTCACCGAATGCGACGAGAAGCAATTGCCGGCCATCGTCCGTTATCCCATGGCCAACACGCCGGTCCGGAGCTTGCAGGGGCCGGAACGCATTGAGACCGGATGGTGGTACGGCGCTATGCAGCAGAGGGACTATTACCGACTCCAGCTCGAGAACGGGGCTTGGATTTGGTGCTACTGGGATTATCGCCAGAAAGCTTGGTATCTGCATGGGATCTTCGACTGA
- a CDS encoding ImuA family protein: MASVLEVTESPAANGAGTPAQIAGMLGARIRAMETRGRPDSPAISSGIPAMDRCLPASGYACGSLVELLTEQRIPHGATSVALGLAREAIRNGKYAVLIDPDWTYYPPVLQRLGLPLERIIGIRPKNHADLIWSLDQVLRNPAVGCAIASVDRMDDRTARRIQLAAEAGGGLGILLRTLESARMQPSWADVQWFVSSRVSGHVEEVETRWFHLALRRCQGGRVGTALKIGIDALGNWVESHRDEVQRAKTGHVHLAAELARPARVRREIAG, encoded by the coding sequence ATGGCTAGCGTACTTGAAGTCACAGAAAGTCCTGCGGCGAACGGGGCTGGAACGCCTGCGCAGATTGCGGGGATGTTAGGAGCTCGGATCCGTGCGATGGAGACCCGGGGGCGTCCTGATTCCCCGGCGATTTCCAGCGGGATTCCGGCGATGGATCGCTGCTTGCCCGCATCGGGCTACGCGTGTGGCAGTTTGGTGGAGTTGCTGACCGAGCAACGTATTCCACATGGGGCGACGAGCGTCGCATTGGGTTTGGCGCGAGAAGCGATCCGAAATGGGAAGTATGCCGTCTTGATCGACCCCGACTGGACGTACTATCCACCCGTTCTTCAGCGGCTGGGTCTCCCCCTCGAGCGGATCATCGGAATCCGTCCCAAGAACCACGCGGATTTGATTTGGTCGTTGGATCAAGTCTTGCGGAACCCGGCGGTCGGATGTGCGATTGCCTCGGTGGACCGCATGGACGATAGGACCGCGCGCCGCATCCAGTTGGCTGCCGAAGCGGGCGGCGGACTGGGGATCCTTTTGCGGACTCTCGAGAGCGCCCGGATGCAACCGAGCTGGGCCGATGTGCAGTGGTTTGTCTCCTCGCGAGTCTCTGGTCATGTCGAGGAAGTGGAGACCCGTTGGTTCCACTTGGCGCTGCGACGCTGCCAAGGGGGAAGAGTCGGAACCGCGTTGAAGATCGGTATCGATGCCTTGGGGAATTGGGTGGAATCGCATCGAGACGAGGTGCAGCGTGCAAAAACGGGTCATGTGCATTTGGCTGCCGAACTGGCCAGGCCAGCGCGCGTCCGTCGCGAAATCGCAGGCTGA